The DNA segment AGGGCCGCCGGATCAGCGAGCGGGAGCGAAGCGACACGCGAGCCGGGTGCGGCAATCTCGATGATGCCGCAGGTGGATGCGGATCTGGAGATTGACCCTGATCCGCAACTGGAGCGGGAGGCCGATCAGATGGCCCAGCGAGTACTAAATAGCGAAACGTTGGGGCTGGAAAATATCCAGAATACATCGATTCACATTCAACGTTCAGAGAAACAGACTCAAACTGACGATGGATCTGATGACGCGCCTGTCGACGTCACGTTCTCGGATACACAACTTCAATCGAAATTCAAGCACGCACCCGTGTTTGGTGTTGAAGAGAACTGGAATATGGATAGCAAAGAACGGTTCAAAAGCGCCTTGAAAGAGCACATTTCAGATGCGGAGACAAGAATTATTGAAGGAAAATATCAAGATCAACCGGCGATACACTACTATAACAGCCAGACCAAAAACGTGGTAATCACTAAGCCAGATCGGAGGTTTTGGACGTGTTGGAAGCTTTCGCCTGCACAGGAGAACTATCTTCTTAATACAGGTAAGATTGGAGGAAGGTAACCGATGAACGAAGAATACGTCCGAAAGTATATGGACTTGATCAGAGAGTTCGTGCGTGGAGAGGCCACTGCCACCGAGTTCTCTACGAAATACATGAACGAATTTTTGGATGACGACGAGATACCTGAGGATGAGGTATTCAAACCTCTCGACTATCTCTTTGCGGAGGCTGATGCGTATTGCGAGCCGGAACTCAGAGACGATGTTATCGGCGGCATCGGGGAAGCGGAACTCGAAGCGTCTGCAACGGAAGTATTAGAAGAGCTGAAAGAACTCCTGGACGAAAACGACAGTTAACCCTCGCCCCATATGGAGGCGAGATACCAATGACAGCGGCTGACCAGTCCATTGGCGAGCAGGCAGTCGCCCATCTCGTCGAACACGGTGCTGATCCCCACCACGAGAACGACGCCGGAAAACGCCACTCTCGATCGTCCGCGAAGCCGACGCGGAGGTACCCGAATTCCTCGAACGGCCGTCGGACGAGGCGTCGTCGACAGACGCGTGAACGACAATACCGGTTCACTGGCCGGCTCAGTCCCGGCCAATTCGAGATGGACGGTACGCTCGAAGCACTGCTGGAGGGCGACAAATGACGCAGGTCCAGTACGACGACAACGTGTTGACGATCGACGGCGAATCGATGGCCCTCGAATATGAGATTACGCAAGTGATGGAGGCGGATGGGATTATTCTCGTGGTCCTCTACCCACCCGAGGGTGAACAACACGATGGACGGAACGTCATTGCCTTCGATACGAACGGCACCCGGCTGTGGCGATCCGAGCGCCCAGAAGACGCGACGAGTCACTGCTTCGGCGAACTCTACAAAGAGGGCGAGGAGGTGATCGGCTGGAGCTGGAACTCCAACGAGTACAAGATCGACCTCGAAACGGGGGAACTCGAAAACCTCGGCTACGGCGGGAAGTAACTCACTCCAATGAGATCCATTTCGATGCGCATTGACGGTTCGAGGTGACGGTTCCGTGCCACCTGTCGCGTCCGATGCGAATCTACTCACGATCGGTGAAATGGACATCGAAGTCGAACATCCGATCGGTCAGGTACTCGAGTTGGAAGACCGAGTCCTCGTCTTGCTCTCTCCCAGTCAGGACGCCGGTCGAGACCGGCAAAACGTCCTCGCATTCTCCTACGATGGGGACCTGCTGTGGAAGTCGTCTATCCCTGAAAAATCAGACAGACACATGTTCGGCAGTTTGACGACGGAGGATGGCGATATCATCGGCTGGAGTTGGAACAAGCAGGAATATCGCATCGATCCCGAGACGGGCGAACTGGAAGATCGAGGCTTTCGAGGAAAGTAGTCACCGACTATCCTCGCCGCACTCCTGAGCACTCCCAAAATGACCACGATAGACGAAAGCGGTACCGAACTCCGCATCGACGGCGAGACGGTCACCCTCCCGGAACCCATCGAAGACGTCGAGGAGGTCGACGACACGGTCGTCGTCCTCTTCGGCGATGGATCGAGTGAACCGAGCGACACGAACGTCTGGGCGTTCGCGACTGATGGGGCCAAACTGTGGGAGATCGAGGCCGCGACCCTCCCGACCGGAGACGCCTACCGCTACACTGGCATCGCGGTCGAAGACGGTGCGCTTCGCGCGTCCAACTGGAAGGGTGGGACGTATCACGTCGACCCGACCGACGGGTCGATCGTCGAAAGTGAGCTTACGAAGTGAGCTACGAACGAGTTCGTCGGAGGCGTCGTCGACAGAAGCGTGAACGACAATTCCGGTTCACTGGCCGGCTCAGTCTCGGACAATCCGAGATGGACGAACCGCTCGAAAAACTGCTAAAGGAAACTGAATGACGCAAATTCACTACGAAGATAACGTGCTCACCATCGGTGATGAATCGATCAGTATGGAGTACACGATCAGCCAGGTGCTGGAAGAACCAGACATCGTGATCGCGGTCCTCTACCCTCCCGAGGGTGAGCAACACGACGGACGGAACGTGGTTGCGTTCGATACGGATGGAAACCAGCTGTGGCGGTCAGCACGCCCGGAAGATGCCACCAGCCATCTCTTCGGCGAGCTCTACAAAGAGGGTGGAGACGTAATCGGCTGGAGCTGGAACCACAACGAGTACAAGATCGACCTCGAGACGGGCGAACTCGAGAATCTCGGGTACGGCGGGAAGTAATCCCCACAGTGAATACTCGCACCTCCACGGGTCCGAGTCTACAGCAAATTCGCAGCGGGACGACGGATTTCGGGACCGATCCGGATGCGGTTCTTGACCCGGTCATCGATGTGTTCACAATTGGTGGCGGGCAGTGCTCCACGCCTCGATCCATCTTCTCAGCTTCGTCGGCGGGACTTACTCGTTGTAGTAGATGTGGAGGTCGGCGAAGTCCTGCCAGTTCTGAAGGAGGTAGTCTCGCATCCGTCGAAAGGAATAGTCGTCGTCGAGCCACACCTTTTTCTGCTCGTCGATGTCGGGTGGCAGATACTCTTTGTCGAGATGGGGTTGACCGTGGCGCGTATCCATCCCGACAATTTCGTCGTTTTCGTCCAGTGGTGTCTCGGCTTTCTGGACGAGGGACCACCCGTAGTTCTCGGCGTCTGCTGCTGGGTCGTATTCCTCGTCTCTATGAGGGTCCGGCTCGACGTACCCGACGAGGAAATAATTGTCTCCCCGATAGGTCCCGAGGTCGATACTGTCAAAGCGTTCCATCGAACACCACCTGTTTACCGGTCGTCGTAGCGTTTGTGTTCATAGTAGCGTGAATCACCTGAGAACTGGATGCTCGCGCGCGACCGTCGAACCAGCGTAGCCTTCGCTCCGAAACTCGTGATTTCCCGACGAAGAAGACCACTACTTAGCTAGTAGGTGGATAGAACGCCGGCCGGCGAAGCAGAACTGTCCTCACTCTAGTATTATATTCTCGGAAACTTAAAAGTTACGGTTTCTAACGCGTGTCGGGGCCCAATCTAACTCCACCGCATCCGTACTATCGAAACACTTTTGACCGTTGCAGTCTGAACAACGGTTGAGGAGAATTGCATATGCCCGAGTTGGAAGAACCATCGACGTCGGTCCCCGATCCGAACGATTTCGAGAGCGATGTGGCGGCTGTCGACGACCGTCTGGCACTCCGTGCTGCGTTTTCGGAAACGCTCACACAGCACGGCTTCCCCGATACGCTCGTCCTCGCCCGGGAGCGCGCCGAGGACGTCTTTCACGACCGCCGCCTCGATCTGCTCGATCACTTGAACGAGCACGAACCCGACTCGGTCCGTGCCCTCGCTGCGGAACTCGGCTACGACAAAGGTGTCGTCAGCCGCGACTTGCAAAAGCTCGCTCGGATCGACATCGTCGAATACGTCGAAGACGGCCGGGCGAAAGCGCCGCGGCTCAAGCACGACCACGTCGCCATCGAACCGGTCGTCTGATCGGTTTCCGGACGTCTATCCGCCAGCCCGCTCGTCTACGACTACGGTTCGTACCCTCTGCCATTCTGCGGTTTGCCGCTCGCGTTCGGCGACTGGCCCCACTATCGAACTCCCTGCGACGACCGTTTCGGGACTCGCCGTTCGATTCCGCTCCCGTGCCGCCACCAACATGAGCCCGTAGGCGTACCGTACCGCCCCGAACCGCCGGCCTAACAAGGAGTTTCGAGCGCGTCGGCCACGCTGACAGTCATGGCGGAACACTTCGGGGTCCTCGCACTGGCACCGCCACTGCTGGCGATCGTGCTGGCGATGACGACGCGACAGGTGCTGGTGTCGCTGTTCGCCGGCGTTTGGGTCGGGGCGTTGCTCGTCGCCGGGTGGAACCCGATCGCGGCCACGGCGCTGACGATGGACTGGCTCGTCGAGGTCGTCCGGGCGCCGTTCGACACGAAGTTCATCATCCTGATCCTGTTCATGGGCGCGGGAGCCGCGTTCATCTACCGGTCGGGCGGCGTGCTGGCGCTCGAACGCGCGATCGGCGATCGCGTGAACACCGCGCGCGACTCGCAGATACTCACCTGGGTGATCGGGGTGTTCATCTTCTTCGACTCGTACACGAGCACCGTCGTGACGGGCAACGCGACGCGCGAACTCGCCCAGGACAACCGCTCGTCGCGGGAGATGCACGCCTACGCGCTCGACTCGACGACCTCGCCGGTCACGACGTTCGGCCCGGTCTCGAACTGGGTCGGGTTCCAGGTGTCGATGATCATCGTGGGATTCGAGGCGACGGACGTCACCACCGAGAGCCTCGACGTCACCGCGTTCGGCCTGTTCCTGCGGTCGATCCCGTGGAACGTCTACTGCTTCATGGCGTTCTTCATGGTCGGCTTCATCGCGATCACCCAGCGATTCTACGGGCCGATGCTGTCCGCCGAGTGGCGCGCCCGTTCTACG comes from the Halovivax cerinus genome and includes:
- a CDS encoding helix-turn-helix domain-containing protein; translated protein: MPELEEPSTSVPDPNDFESDVAAVDDRLALRAAFSETLTQHGFPDTLVLARERAEDVFHDRRLDLLDHLNEHEPDSVRALAAELGYDKGVVSRDLQKLARIDIVEYVEDGRAKAPRLKHDHVAIEPVV
- a CDS encoding colicin immunity domain-containing protein; translated protein: MNEEYVRKYMDLIREFVRGEATATEFSTKYMNEFLDDDEIPEDEVFKPLDYLFAEADAYCEPELRDDVIGGIGEAELEASATEVLEELKELLDENDS